The nucleotide sequence cagggtagaaagaaaaggataattagatactaccactgcaacgaaaaagggcacgtcaaagaaaactgccctaagctaaggaacaaggacaaggacaaaggaaagaagcatgtCCAAACAAACAAGTTGAAGACActaaaagcaacgtgggacgatacgtcatccaaatcggaagtcgaggccttctccggacttgtattaatggtaagtcatcaagacgaggactacgatttaagctcgtccgaaataagcatcgagagcatcgatgaagggggagatacgtcggaagaaagcagcaattcAGGGGGAGCCACGGATAACGAgttcgataaggtaagtcaggtacaatctcttcctctcgataaattatttaagtttgttaaaatattaactaaagattgctgtaaattagaaaaagagattaaaaatttaaaattaattctagttaAATCTTGCCTGTTAGAAGAGTTTGgcaaagtaaaattagaaaatgataatttataaaaagaaataaataacttaaaaaatcttacatgctcatctaatacaagttatagaaaatttaacaatctaaattggtactttagataTCATAAAGAACAAATTAGGAAAATCTCTGAGAAATACATTCCAAAGAAATTACTAGTTAACCCAGTCGAAAGAAatctttactgggttccaaagtcttatcttaattaaaaattttagggctttcagagagttcattaaatgtttaatttctgtaagagactttgtctataagtggttgatgatctaataaccaagaaggactagtgcctcgccacagcttggaagccaaaatattgaaataaaatgtttaattgactaactgataaagcattaaattagGATCAGTTAatgcttttgaaatatttttaaaaatattttctacttGGAAATGTCtaacttatattttttaaaaaaaagattgcaaaaaacttagcaaaattattttttaatagttagtcaaaaatattctacttaaatttttttttcgaattttttctcaaattttttgCAAAGTTATCTAACTTAGAAAGTATTTTTTTAGAAAGTATttcttttacttaaaatttttttagaattattgcaaattttttggTGATAACAAAataattatcaaatttttttttcaaagttttttttgtacccttagatttttcttggtactccatttttatgtgatcaaagggggagaaggaaaagattaagtctagagggaggtagattcatttttttttttgcactttattgtagaatttattattttaactttatgtctctttaccctatcttaacttgggttgctcacatcaaaaaagaggagattgttagaacccccaatgttgttttgatgtaatcaaccaagttatgttaggtcctgtggtgttttaaccttatgtctaagtgtgcaggagcacaaggagtcaagcaaaagacacagctagcgagaaggacggcacgggagagagccgatgggctcggcgcgtctgagggacgaggtgctgcggaagagtacgcgggagAACGAGAAAGAAGCGCGCGACGTttatgagggacgagaagccggagtggaaggttgctcgagaaggccgaaattgagttcgggtaagccttattttggttggctaaaatcacccaagcgagcggagccggagcggaggacccagaccgaggcgggcAGCAACGGAGCAGAGGGCTCGGatcaaaagtcaactatgttgactttagtggtccgggcgcccagaatatGATTTTGATCGGATCGCATTTGACCATGATCCGTTGTaaagaggataaaactttatcccccttctaggcacttggaaccctctaggcgccccaaccaaggctataaatacagtcttagtCCATAAACTTTTCAAATCAACAAGAAAttataacaacacttgtgtgcttctattgttttgtttagcttccttctttctgttcttacactgttgtaaaagaggcttctccgcctgaaggagaatttagtgtgatcatcttccttgaattaacaacctccccgttgtaaccaagtaaactctggtatctcttttcttttaaattcaatctttaattatttatgcaagtgttattttaaaagtccgagaagggtttcatttttatatttgtgtagggctattcaacccctccgacagccggccaccaacggtccctaacaaatctaacttaaacttttacccaaacatcaaaacctaaggcacctagattgctccaacaaagaaGATTTGGAAGCTTTGAGGCAAAGACTAAGAGTATTCAATAATAATGAGTAACCTCcttcgtgcccaaagctccccttaaataagaggagagagttgaacaACAAGGTCAACTCATCTcgacaccagttgactggtcgatacaccagtcgactggtgtagccaTTGGACACAGCCAACGGCTCTCCGAAGAATCCAGGACTTTACCAACAGTCAGCAACGGccttgtactagtcgactggtgttaacaccagtcaactggtcttcACAACCATTGGGCACATAACCATTCTGTGCTCTCGTGAATTTGGATTAGTCGACTGGTCTcagtaccagtcgattgataccttacattcactcacactcatcTTTTCCAGAATCACCCTTGAAGCCTTCTTCCTTGAccttcgtccctcaaatgcacatAAGTCCACTGCTCCTCTCCATGCATCCTTCGTGTTTCCTTAAAGTCCGCTTCCCTTGGCATCACCTCGTTGCTCcttgtccggcggtccctcggatgtcttccacatcatccttcaccgtCTCAAGGACctaagccctaggatgagcttttGTCATGTGTTTTACCAATCCGGCATGACACAAACACATATTAaacaaacacatatgaaagccaaACTTAAGCTCTTttacacacacatcaaaatcatgatcgtaccgatcaatcCTAGGCCAATTgtgccaacaatctcccctttttttatgtgtgacaatatgtttaagttaggcataaataatacttgaaaaattaaaagaaaaatgtaaacaTTGAAGCATAaatccaagctcccccttaatcataTGGTCTAACacttaatttttcaagttttgcacaaatATGGAgaattttctccccctttgatactaTCAAAAAGATTGTACCAAATAATTACACCATACCATAGCATCAAATTTTGAACTAAGTTAACAAAAAATAACTTCTAAAAGTGCTGGAAAATATGTATCAGCCGACTGGTATATAAGCATTTCAAATTTCAGCTTTCTAAaatcaactttagaaatatataaaaaatttcaaaaaaatttaaaaatcataaaatttttaaaacatgtttcTTTTAAAGTCCTCTATCaaggaaaatatattttcataaaattttaaagtatttttgaagttttgacaaaaattcaaaaacattgaAAACTACTCAAGTATGTATCAATTTGAAACTTTGTTTTGTATTCATATATTTCAAAATAAGTGTACCACTATAAATAAAACATagattgttttcaaaacatttaaaatgtccaactatgatttATGGGCAAGATATCCATTAATTCaacatttactttccccatagttggtctatgattactaagaatttgatacatttcataacctatcaaaatgtcataagcataagtgaattataagTATCATCCTATCATTTCACATCTATGTTTAAAACTATAatacaagtcattgtgagatgaaatgAAGGTAATCTCTACTTAGaccttcttatcatagagttctatCACGGCTAAGTGTTCCCCCTTAAGGTcttaagtcaaccatttttcaaaaatttaaatatgactTCAATGGTTGACTAACCCCAAAAATCCTCTAACTCTTGAGGATTGACTTTGGTACCCAATATAAGTTgttcctaattgggttaaccaagtaCTCTTTAGGAATCTATTTCCAATCTATTGCCCTGGTCTTGGGTTGCCCCTAGCAATTAGACAATGATAAGACTTTTCATTATTGGATTCCTTATATACTCTAAACCCTTTTTGttgaaacttgccctttggcttccaataatcatgtttagggtatttaagctaatttcaaattttttaagggcattggtaaggtattctaccttttcccttaattccttATTTGCTTCTAAACACGAATCATTTGaactagaagaagcatgcatactaGAGGAATTATTAATCTTAgaagacatggattctaatttttcttctaaaatactaatctcatttttcaaaactttatttttatttttagctttaaacaaatcttcatttgtacttgaaataattttaactaaagtaTGAGTGGgtagattgtatacctcacttaccgagaagtccgaattcGATGTTTGCCCTCCCCCTTAAGTTGAGAtcccttcttcttcacttgagctctttccttcttcattttcggatgaagTGGAGGCAATATCATCAATTACCATTAGAGAAAAATGGGAAACATGgtattcttcttcctccgatgagatGGATCATCCCATGCTGCTTTAAGATTTTtgaccttcttccccttttcttttatcttctcttccttcttc is from Zingiber officinale cultivar Zhangliang chromosome 7B, Zo_v1.1, whole genome shotgun sequence and encodes:
- the LOC122003552 gene encoding uncharacterized protein LOC122003552 isoform X2, which produces MFEVHKSRCASTKEPKHNIALKVARDEHELESSIDDEEMVMMVRHFKKLFNSKKTNHPQGRKKRIIRYYHCNEKGHVKENCPKLRNKDKDKGKKHVQTNKLKTLKATWDDTSSKSEVEAFSGLVLMVSHQDEDYDLSSSEISIESIDEGGDTSEESSNSGGATDNEFDKEHKESSKRHS
- the LOC122003552 gene encoding uncharacterized protein LOC122003552 isoform X1, whose product is MFEVHKSRCASTKEPKHNIALKVARDEHELESSIDDEEMVMMVRHFKKLFNSKKTNHPQGRKKRIIRYYHCNEKGHVKENCPKLRNKDKDKGKKHVQTNKLKTLKATWDDTSSKSEVEAFSGLVLMVSHQDEDYDLSSSEISIESIDEGGDTSEESSNSGGATDNEFDKVSQEHKESSKRHS